A segment of the Romboutsia sp. 13368 genome:
NNNNNNNNNNNNNNNNNNNNNNNNNNNNNNNNNNNNNNNNNNNNNNNNNNNNNNNNNNNNNNNNNNNNNNNNNNNNNNNNNNNNNNNNNNNNNNNNNNNNNNNNNNNNNNNNNNNNNNNNNNNNNNNNNNNNNNNNNNNNNNNNNNNNNNNNNNNNNNNNNNNNNNNNNNNNNNNNNNNNNNNNNNNNNNNNNNNNNNNNNNNNNNNNNNNNNNNNNNNNNNNNNNNNNNNNNNNNNNNNNNNNNNNNNNNNNNNNNNNNNNNNNNNNNNNNNNNNNNNNNNNNNNNNNNNNNNNNNNNNNNNNNNNNNNNNNNNNNNNNNNNNNNNNNNNNNNNNNNNNNNNNNNNNNNNNNNNNNNNNNNNNNNNNNNNNNNNNNNNNNNNNNNNNNNNNNNNNNNNNNNNNNNNNNNNNNNNNNNNNNNNNNNNNNNNNNNNNNNNNNNNNNNNNNNNNNNNNNNNNNNNNNNNNNNNNNNNNNNNNNNNNNNNNNNNNNNNNNNNNNNNNNNNNNNNNNNNNNNNNNNNNNNNNNNNNNNNNNNNNNNNNNNNNNNNNNNNNNNNNNNNNNNNNNNNNNNNNNNNNNNNNNNNNNNNNNNNNNATATGTATCCATGAGCATATATATAAGATCCGTTTTTGTGCATCAACTCAGTATTAATATTATGCTTAGACGTTAATGGCATGAGCAGAAATATATTATTTTTTATAACTTCAGAATATGTGTTAAATTCATCGTTAGATACAATACTTTGGCTAGATGTAGATACAGTACTTCCTTCTTTTTTTTCTATTAAGTAAGAAAGGCGATTATTAGTTAATGAGAAATAAAGAAAAGCTATTAGTATAATTACTAATATTATAGATATATTTTTTAATTTTACTAATTTACGTCCTTTTTTTAATACTTTTTTATATTTAGGATAAGGAATTACTTTAAAGTCTATTTTACCATCTTTATTAGTTTTAAATCTATATTTAGAGATATGATGCTCTTCTCTTTGTTTAAATAGTATTGTTTTATTACTATTTTTATTCAAAGTGTAGACCTCCTTTTAGAATAATAAATAAATGTTTTTATAGTTAAATATATTCAGCATAAGTATAAAAATTGTATAAAAGTTAAAAATAATATTGACTAAAACTATTGTTTGGTATAATATAAACATACCGAACAAATGTTTAAAAAGAAAATAAATTTTTTAATAAAATTGGTAATATATTTAATTTATAGGGAATATAATAAAGTATAAAATTTTTAAGAGGAGTGATACCAATGATAACAAAAACAAATAACATAATTAATATAAATGAAATAACTTTAACAAATTTAGCAAATGGAGAAGTAACATTAGAACAATTAAATGAGATATATAATAAAATGGGATTTGTATTTGTTGCAAGTAAAGGTAGATTCACTAAAATAAGAAAAGAAATCAAACATTAATTAATATATAAAACCTAGCCTATAGCTAGGTTTTAAAATTTATGGGGTGATTTAATTGAAAATAGTAACTTATAACATCCATAAGGGGATGGATTCTAATAATATGTTTACTTTAAATAAAATCATTAAGTATTTAAAAGATATAGATGCCGATATAATATGTATTCAAGAAGTTCTTTACGAACAATTTGCAATATTAAAACACAATTTAAAGCTGGATGGAGTATTTGCAGCTAATATCAATAATCCTACATTGATGTATGGTGTAGCTACACTTTCAAAATATGAAATTTTAAAAAATGAACATGTATTTTTAAAAAGTAAAAAAGAACAAAGAGGTTTTTTATATACGAACGTATTTTCTGAAAAATATTGTGTAGATGTTATAAATACTCACTTAGGTCTAGATAAAGATGAAAGAAAAGAACAAATAAGTGAAATAATGGATTATATTAATCTTTTAAAAAAATCTAAAATAATATGTGGTGATTTTAATGAAGAAAATGTCTTTCTAAATACTTTTAATGATAGTGCTATATATACAAACTATCAAAGTATAGCAACTTTTGAAAAAAGTAATGCAAGAATTGATTATATATTATTAGATAAGTCATTAGAAATAGATAAATATTATGTAGATAAAATTAACTTATCAGATCATTATCCTGTTATAGTTGATATAAAATAAAAGTATACAATATTTAATATATNAGTTACATATATATATTAAATATTGTATAATTATATGTTAAAATATAATTTATATGAAATTTAATACGAGGTGGAGAAATGGGGAAAGTTAAANNNNNNNNNNNNNNNNNNNNNNNNNNNNNNNNNNNNNNNNNNNNNNNNNNNNNNNNNNNNNNNNNNNNNNNNNNNNNNNNNNNNNNNNNNNNNNNNNNNNNNNNNNNNNNNNNNNNNNNNAATTATTTTAATAACAATTATATATATACAAATAAAATAGCTCAAAATATATTTATAGAGGGTGTAGATGTATCAAACTTAACAAAAGACGAGGCAATTAAATACATAAATGAAAATATAGTACCAGGTACTATAAAGGTCAACTACGATGGAGATATACAAGAAATATCAGCAGATAAAATTGATTTAAAATATAATACTGCTGAAGTTGTAAATGAAGCTTATAATTATACAAAAACGGACTCATATTTTGAAAATATAAAAAGATTCTTTGACCTTAAAAAAAATAGTAAAAGTTTAGATTTAGAATCTTTTTATGATGAAAGTAAGTTAAGTAAAGTAATACAAAATATATCAAACTCAATAAATATAGATATGACAAATGCAAAGGTATACATATCTAACTCTGGAAATATTAGTGT
Coding sequences within it:
- a CDS encoding endonuclease/exonuclease/phosphatase family protein, with amino-acid sequence MKIVTYNIHKGMDSNNMFTLNKIIKYLKDIDADIICIQEVLYEQFAILKHNLKLDGVFAANINNPTLMYGVATLSKYEILKNEHVFLKSKKEQRGFLYTNVFSEKYCVDVINTHLGLDKDERKEQISEIMDYINLLKKSKIICGDFNEENVFLNTFNDSAIYTNYQSIATFEKSNARIDYILLDKSLEIDKYYVDKINLSDHYPVIVDIK